From a single Mycolicibacterium moriokaense genomic region:
- the mftE gene encoding mycofactocin biosynthesis peptidyl-dipeptidase MftE, with translation MNSAYHRRVTSGGELANATSWQLQSTSSALIVPVGSTEQHGPHLPLDTDTRIATAVARALAGHLAVSDELKWLVAPAIAYGASGEHEEFDGTVSIGTSALRLLLVEFGRSAARWAPRLVFVNGHGGNVEALAAAAALLRYEGRDVGWCSCTAANADAHAGHTETSVLLHISPDDVSIDQRVPGNRTPLGQLMPAMRKGGIAAVSDVGILGDPTTATAEEGARIFAEMVDGCLRRVVRWTPDRDGMLT, from the coding sequence GTGAATTCGGCCTACCATCGGCGGGTGACCTCTGGAGGCGAGCTCGCGAACGCAACATCGTGGCAGCTGCAGAGCACGTCATCAGCGTTGATCGTTCCCGTCGGCTCCACCGAGCAACATGGTCCTCACCTGCCGCTGGACACCGACACCCGGATCGCGACGGCGGTGGCCCGCGCTCTCGCCGGCCATCTTGCGGTGTCAGATGAATTGAAGTGGCTTGTCGCTCCCGCTATCGCGTACGGCGCCAGCGGTGAACACGAAGAGTTCGACGGCACCGTCTCCATCGGCACCTCGGCGCTGCGCCTGTTGCTGGTGGAGTTCGGCCGGTCCGCGGCGCGCTGGGCGCCACGTCTCGTTTTCGTCAACGGGCACGGGGGAAACGTCGAAGCGCTGGCCGCCGCCGCGGCTCTGCTCCGGTATGAGGGCCGCGATGTGGGCTGGTGTTCGTGTACCGCCGCGAACGCCGACGCCCACGCCGGACACACCGAAACATCTGTATTGCTACATATTTCGCCGGATGACGTGTCGATTGACCAACGGGTCCCCGGCAATCGCACCCCATTGGGGCAGTTGATGCCGGCAATGCGCAAAGGCGGCATCGCCGCGGTCAGCGACGTGGGTATTCTCGGTGATCCCACCACGGCGACCGCAGAGGAAGGTGCGCGGATCTTTGCAGAGATGGTCGACGGGTGTCTGCGGCGCGTGGTCCGGTGGACGCCCGATCGGGACGGGATGCTGACATGA